The stretch of DNA GAAAATATGCAGGTTCGGCGCCATCCGCGACAGGTACGCCAGCATCAAATCAGTGACCAGCAGCGAGATGATCAGCGGCGACACCATCAGCACCCCGACGCGCATGATCTGGTCGAGAATCGACAACACCGCCAGCAACGCCGAGCTGGCAAATACCGGTGTAAACGCGGTCACCGGCCACAGCTGGTAGCTGTGGTAATAACCGTCGACCATCAGGATAAAACCGCCGGACATGAAGAACAGCGTGATCAACATCACCGTCAGCAAGGTGGACATCACACTCGACTCCCCGGTGGACAACGGGTCCACCAGTTGCGCCATGGTCGAACCGCGCTGCAGGTCGATCAACTCCCCCGCCACTTCCGCCGCCCAGAACGGAATGCCGAACAACAGGCCGATCAGGATACCGATCAGGAATTCCTTGATCAGCAACCCGGCGATAAACAGGCTGCCGTGGTTGGGCATCGAGGTCATGGCGTCGAACACCGGCATGAACATCGGGATCGAAATCGCCACGGCCACGCAGCCGCGAATCATTCCGGTGAGCCCGAGGCGGTTGAACGCCGGGGTGATCACCACCACGCCCATGGCCCGGCAGGCCGCCAGCGAGGCCGAGCTGATCACCGGGTAGGCGACTTCGAGAAACTGTGCGGTAAGGCTGGCATCCATGGGCGGTCAGCGCGTCCACAAGGGAAAATTGTCCAGCACCTGGCTGCCGAGTTCCGCCACTTGCCCGGCCAGCACCGGGCCGAGAAACACGATAGTCAACAATACCGCCACCAGCTTCACCACCTGGGGCAGGGTCTGGTCCTGGATCTGGGTCAGCGCCTGGAACAGGCCCACGCTCAAACCCACGATGATCGCCACCCCCAGCGCAGGCGCGGAGAGCATCAGCACGGTCATCAGTGCCTGTTTCATCAATGACAGGAAAACGTCCTGGCCCATGGGTCGTGCCTCAGCCGTAACTCAGAATCAAACCGTGCATCAGGCGCGACCAGCCGCTCAATGACACGAACAGGAAGATTTTCAGCGGGATCGAAATCAGGTTCGGCGAGACCATCGACATGCCCATCGCCATCAGCACGTTGGACACCAGCAAGTCCACCACCAGGAACGGGATGTACAACAGGAACCCGATCTCGAAGGCCCGGGTCAGCTCCGAACTGACAAACGCCGGGATCAGCACCACGAGGTCGTCATCCCGCAGGTCGGCACGGGCTTCCGGCGACCAGATGGTCTCGGTGGCCTGCACAAAAAAGCCGCGCTCGGACTCGTTGGCAAACCGTGCCAGGTGCGCCTGTAGCGGCGGGCGCAGGGCGTCGCCGAGGTCCTTGAGTTGCTCGACGTGCTCGATATTCAGGTCGCGGCCCTCTACCTGGCGGTACATGTCGCCAATCAACGGCGTGGTGACGTACACCGAGAGAATCAGCGCGATGCCGTACAGCACCAGGTTCGGCGGCGTCTGCTGCACGCCCAGGGCGTTGCGGATCAGGAACAGCACCACCGAGATTTTCATGAAGCCGGTGAGGGTCACCACCGCCAACGGGATCAACCCGATGGTGGCAACCACCAGGATGATCTCGATCAGGTTCGGCTGATAACCGGTCATGGGGTGGCGAAACTCAGCAGGCGCACGCCCAGGCCGTCACCGATTTTCACCAGTTGGCCCTGGCCGACGCGACGGCCGTTGACCATCAGGTCGACGCCATCCACGGTCGGCGTATTCAGTTGCAGCAGGCTGCCCGCCCCCAGTTCCCGCAGTTGCGCCAGGGTCAGTTCCAGGCTGCCGACCTGGCACACCAGCTTGAGGGGCAAATCGTCCAGGGCCGCGGCGGCATCGACGTCAGTCATTGTGTTCTCCATGTCCAAAAGGGGCGTGTTCAGAGGTTCCTGCACCTGCAGCGACGAGCCGTCGCGCTGGCAGCGGGCTTGCAGGCGGCCCTCAAGGTCCAGCAGCCAGCCGCTGCCGGGTTCGAGCATCAGCACATCGCCGGGCTGCAGGCTGCGCAGCTCGCCGAGGCTCAACCATTGCCGCCCGGCCACTACCGACAGCGTGTGGCGCAACGCCGGCAACGGGTCGGCGTCGATCTGGCCGTGCTGCTCCAGCAACTGGCCCACCAGCACTGCAGCGCTTTCACTCAAGTCCAGTTGGGCGGCCATTGGTGGGTTGTTGCCGAAGGTCAATGTCAGTGCCAGATGCACTGCATAAGGCCGCAGGTCGTCACTGGTTTCGAGCAGTTGCACGGGGTGGCCGAGCAACGGTTCGAGGCGCTCGATCAGGTCCAGCACGGCCAGTTCCAGCAGCAGCGAACGCGGTAATGCCGGCAGCACTTGCGCGTCGAACTGCAACGCCAGCGGCACCAGTACTTGTTCCAGGGCGGCAGCCGAGAGTCGCAAGCGCACCGGTGACTGGCCGAGCAACAGCAACACATCCCGGGGTGTTTTCAGCGGCTGGGGATCGGCGGCCCAGGCGACGCTCAGATCCTGCCCGGCGCAGCGGCCCTGCCACGCATGCCGCCGGCGGTGCAATTGGTTATGCAGCGTGAGCAGCGCCGGGTCGTAGTGCTCAAGCCAGGGCGCCAACGGGTCGGCAAGGGCCACGATCATGTGCCGAGTCCTTGTTCTTCACGCAGCTCGCCGGCCACCCGTTCGCTGCTTTCACGCCCGTCCAGCAGGCTTTGCCAGGCATCGGACTGGCGCTGGCGGCTCAGGCGCTCCTGACGGAACAGGTCGCGCTCACGCTCCTGGGTTTGCAGGGTACTGGACACGTGGCTGACGTCGCCTTCAAGCACCTGCTCATCGTCGGCCAAGCCACGCAGGCGATCCTGGGCGGCCTGCCAACTGGCCACCGACAGGCCTTCGGTCAGCGAGGCGTAAATCTCGCCGGCTTCATGAGCAACGGCCTCACGGTGCAGGCGCAGTTGTTCCTTGGCGTCGGTCAAGGCGCCGTGGGTTTGCGCGCAGCGTTGCTGTTGCGCCGCCAACTGGCTCGCCGCCCGCTGTTCGCGCAGCACCCGCAGGGTTTGCAGGGTGCGCAGTTGTTCAGTCTTCATCGGTTCTTTTCTCCATCGTCATACCAACAGCGCACTCACTGAGTGCATGAAGATCGAATGTGGGAGCTGTCGAGCCCCGGCGAGGCTGCGATAGCGGTGGGTCAGGCAACATTGATGTTGGCTGTGCTGACGCCATCGCAGCCTCGCTGAAGCTCGACAGCTCCCACACTGGAGCTTGCTGCGCTTTCGGGCTCATGCCAGCACCTGGCGCATGCGGATCAAGGTGTGTTCGGGGCTGCTGGGTTCGTCGGCGTTCTGGCGCAGGAAGGCTTCGATTGCCCCATGGCGGGTGATCGCTTCGTCGGCCAGCGGGTCGCTGCCGGCGGAGTACTCGCCGACGCGGATCAGCATTTCGATCTCGCCGTAGCGCGCCATCAATTCACGGATGCGCATCGCCAGGCGCTTGTGTTCGTCACCGGCGACCTGCTCCATCAAGCGGCTGCGGCTGCGCAGCACGTCCACCGCCGGGAAATAGTTGCGCTGCGCCAGTTCGGCGCTGAGGGCGATATGCCCGTCGAGGATCGAACGCGCTTCCTCCGCCACCGGATCGCTGGCGGCGTCGCCTTCGGTGAGCACGGTGTACAGCGCGGTGATGCTGCCGGCAGGGCCCGGGCCGGCGCGCTCGAGCAACTTGGGCAAGGTGGCAAAAAACGACGGCGGATAACCGCGGCGGGTCGGCGGTTCACCCACGGCCAGGCCAATTTCGCGCTGGGCGCGGGCGAACCGCGTGAGGCTGTCCATCAACAGCAGTACATTGCGGCCCTGGTCGCGGTGGTACTCGGCCAGGGTGGTGGCGACAAATGCCGCGCGCACCCGCTCGGCGGCCGGGCGGTCGGAGGTGGCGACGACAGCAACGGTGCGTGCGCGGGCCGTGGCGTCCAGTTGCACATCCAGCAGTTCGCGCACTTCCCTGCCCCGCTCGCCGATCAAACCGATGACAATCACATCGGCCTCGCTGTTGCGGATGATGCTCGCCAACAAGGAGGATTTGCCCACCCCGGGCTCGCCGAAGATGCCCATGCGCTGGCCCTGGGCGAGGGTCAGCAAGCCGTCGATGGAGCGGATGCCCAACGCCATGGAGCGCACGATCAATTGCCGGGAGAACGGGGCCGGTGGCTCGGCATGCAAGGGGTAGGTCTGCAGGTTCAGGGTTGGCGGTACACCGTCACCGTCGAGAAACTCGCCCATGGGGCTGATCACTCGCCCCAATTGCGCATCGCCCACGGCCACACCCAGGCTTTCGCCGGTGGCAGTGATTTGCGTGCGGGTCGACAGGCCTTCCATGGAACCGATGGGCGACAGGATCGCTTCGTCGCCATCAAAACCGATCACTTCGGCGCTGAGGCTGCGGCCACTGACCGGGTCGCGCAGGTGGCATAGCTCACCGATGCTCGCGCCCGCCACGCTGGCCCGCAGCAACACCCCGCGAATGCTCAGCACCGTGCCCTGCATCGGACGCAAGCGGGCCTGGGACAGCCGCTCGGTCAGGCGCGGCAGCAGTTGATCGAGGTTCATGCCACGCCCTCTTCGGCAAAGGGCAACAGGCTGCGGCGCAGGCTTTGCAGTTGCGCCTCCAGTCCCAGCTCAACCGAACCCGCCGGGCTGCTCAGGCGGGCCTGGCCGGCGCCCAGTTGCGCATCGGCCTCCACGGCGATGCCGTCCTTGAGCAACTGTGGGCGCAGGGCGTTCACTTCGGCGGGC from Pseudomonas sp. NC02 encodes:
- the sctT gene encoding type III secretion system export apparatus subunit SctT encodes the protein MDASLTAQFLEVAYPVISSASLAACRAMGVVVITPAFNRLGLTGMIRGCVAVAISIPMFMPVFDAMTSMPNHGSLFIAGLLIKEFLIGILIGLLFGIPFWAAEVAGELIDLQRGSTMAQLVDPLSTGESSVMSTLLTVMLITLFFMSGGFILMVDGYYHSYQLWPVTAFTPVFASSALLAVLSILDQIMRVGVLMVSPLIISLLVTDLMLAYLSRMAPNLHIFDLSLPVKNLFFSILMVIYIGFLIPLMLDQLAEFRGTVELLKTLAGME
- the sctS gene encoding type III secretion system export apparatus subunit SctS, translating into MGQDVFLSLMKQALMTVLMLSAPALGVAIIVGLSVGLFQALTQIQDQTLPQVVKLVAVLLTIVFLGPVLAGQVAELGSQVLDNFPLWTR
- the sctR gene encoding type III secretion system export apparatus subunit SctR, producing MTGYQPNLIEIILVVATIGLIPLAVVTLTGFMKISVVLFLIRNALGVQQTPPNLVLYGIALILSVYVTTPLIGDMYRQVEGRDLNIEHVEQLKDLGDALRPPLQAHLARFANESERGFFVQATETIWSPEARADLRDDDLVVLIPAFVSSELTRAFEIGFLLYIPFLVVDLLVSNVLMAMGMSMVSPNLISIPLKIFLFVSLSGWSRLMHGLILSYG
- the sctQ gene encoding type III secretion system cytoplasmic ring protein SctQ, which gives rise to MIVALADPLAPWLEHYDPALLTLHNQLHRRRHAWQGRCAGQDLSVAWAADPQPLKTPRDVLLLLGQSPVRLRLSAAALEQVLVPLALQFDAQVLPALPRSLLLELAVLDLIERLEPLLGHPVQLLETSDDLRPYAVHLALTLTFGNNPPMAAQLDLSESAAVLVGQLLEQHGQIDADPLPALRHTLSVVAGRQWLSLGELRSLQPGDVLMLEPGSGWLLDLEGRLQARCQRDGSSLQVQEPLNTPLLDMENTMTDVDAAAALDDLPLKLVCQVGSLELTLAQLRELGAGSLLQLNTPTVDGVDLMVNGRRVGQGQLVKIGDGLGVRLLSFATP
- a CDS encoding FliI/YscN family ATPase; protein product: MNLDQLLPRLTERLSQARLRPMQGTVLSIRGVLLRASVAGASIGELCHLRDPVSGRSLSAEVIGFDGDEAILSPIGSMEGLSTRTQITATGESLGVAVGDAQLGRVISPMGEFLDGDGVPPTLNLQTYPLHAEPPAPFSRQLIVRSMALGIRSIDGLLTLAQGQRMGIFGEPGVGKSSLLASIIRNSEADVIVIGLIGERGREVRELLDVQLDATARARTVAVVATSDRPAAERVRAAFVATTLAEYHRDQGRNVLLLMDSLTRFARAQREIGLAVGEPPTRRGYPPSFFATLPKLLERAGPGPAGSITALYTVLTEGDAASDPVAEEARSILDGHIALSAELAQRNYFPAVDVLRSRSRLMEQVAGDEHKRLAMRIRELMARYGEIEMLIRVGEYSAGSDPLADEAITRHGAIEAFLRQNADEPSSPEHTLIRMRQVLA